The following proteins are co-located in the Paenibacillus sp. FSL H8-0079 genome:
- a CDS encoding glycosyltransferase family 39 protein: MDLVLLPIVLLAAFLNGYGIWNDQYANSYYTTAVGSMLSNFHNFFYASLDSAGSVTVDKPPVVFWIQTAFAYVFGLHGWSVILPQVLAGIGSVLLIYFMVKPTYGLAAARISAFTMATVPVVAAVSRTNNIDSMLVFTLMLGSWFLFKGSKQGSAWRILVAFGLIGLAFNMKMLQAYMILPAFYLFYLLAFQAKWRRKIILLIGSTAVLAVVSLSWAVTVDSIPEDERPYIGSSETNSVMELAFGYNGLSRLTGQQNTAGNAGMPNAAGQGNNRGNRGDSTSAPNQTGSGAPGTGQDVNASDNDNMNGSNGMNAMGGMNGPNGNFPNGQMPNDMEMPNGRNFGGNGGGGMGGMFGTGEKGPLRLFQTELSGQASWLLPVVLLGCIAIFAGLRRRNITNKHKEALFWLAWLLTVAAFFSVAGFFHQYYLIMLAPPIAALTGAGYVAMWKLYRERIGWQAWLLPVSVLLTTLFGWYIMQVYNDTIGVGWSISELIAGILVTVILVVMLRRTHRWKQGFIVAGFVVMLIGPIYWAFTPITYGGNSMIPAAGPTGSNSMFGGAGMGMTMGNGAEGTEMPSTGGRGGMGNRNEEVDIATLNYLKEHNTGETYLFATTDYNQAAPYIIDERAAVITLGGFSGSDPVYTTEELEQLVKSGQVKYFMVGGMGGRGGNSDISDWIKEHGTEIPTSEWKTGTDSGSMDNGDTENEAGLGFGFGFGFGGQTTLYEVKL, translated from the coding sequence ATGGATCTTGTCCTTCTACCGATTGTATTACTGGCGGCATTTCTGAATGGGTACGGTATCTGGAACGATCAATATGCCAATTCCTATTATACGACCGCCGTCGGCAGTATGCTCAGCAACTTCCATAACTTTTTCTATGCATCACTCGACTCGGCAGGCTCGGTAACTGTTGACAAACCACCTGTTGTCTTCTGGATCCAGACGGCCTTTGCCTATGTATTCGGATTGCACGGATGGAGTGTTATTTTGCCTCAAGTATTAGCGGGAATCGGTTCGGTACTCCTGATCTATTTCATGGTGAAACCTACATATGGTCTTGCAGCAGCACGAATCTCGGCATTTACGATGGCGACTGTGCCTGTCGTGGCCGCAGTCAGCCGGACCAACAATATTGACAGCATGCTGGTGTTTACGCTGATGCTGGGTTCATGGTTTTTGTTCAAAGGTAGCAAACAAGGCAGTGCTTGGCGTATTCTGGTTGCCTTTGGATTAATAGGCTTAGCCTTTAATATGAAAATGCTTCAAGCCTACATGATTCTCCCGGCGTTTTACTTGTTCTATCTGCTCGCATTTCAGGCGAAGTGGAGAAGGAAGATCATCCTGCTGATCGGCAGCACAGCGGTTCTGGCGGTGGTTTCCTTATCCTGGGCGGTCACTGTGGATTCTATACCCGAAGACGAGCGGCCTTATATCGGCAGCAGTGAAACAAACTCGGTCATGGAACTGGCATTTGGATATAATGGCCTGTCCCGTCTAACGGGTCAGCAGAACACAGCAGGTAACGCGGGGATGCCGAACGCTGCTGGACAGGGCAATAATCGTGGCAATCGAGGGGATTCGACTTCTGCTCCTAATCAGACGGGTAGTGGTGCCCCTGGCACGGGGCAAGATGTCAATGCATCGGATAACGATAATATGAATGGTTCGAACGGCATGAATGCCATGGGCGGTATGAATGGGCCGAATGGCAATTTCCCGAATGGGCAGATGCCGAATGATATGGAAATGCCAAACGGAAGAAATTTCGGCGGTAATGGTGGCGGAGGCATGGGAGGAATGTTTGGTACGGGGGAGAAAGGTCCACTGCGTCTGTTCCAGACTGAACTGTCAGGTCAAGCCAGCTGGCTTCTGCCAGTTGTATTGCTTGGATGCATTGCCATATTTGCAGGGTTAAGACGGAGAAATATTACGAACAAGCACAAGGAGGCTTTATTTTGGCTGGCCTGGCTGCTTACTGTTGCTGCCTTTTTCAGTGTGGCAGGTTTCTTCCATCAATATTATCTGATTATGCTTGCACCTCCAATTGCGGCGCTGACTGGCGCAGGATATGTAGCTATGTGGAAGTTATATCGTGAACGAATTGGCTGGCAGGCCTGGTTGCTTCCGGTGTCCGTGCTGCTAACGACCTTGTTCGGCTGGTACATCATGCAGGTGTATAACGATACGATTGGTGTAGGCTGGTCCATTAGTGAATTAATCGCAGGCATTCTGGTCACGGTCATCCTGGTCGTTATGCTGCGTCGTACACATCGTTGGAAACAGGGCTTCATTGTCGCAGGATTCGTGGTCATGCTGATTGGTCCAATCTATTGGGCATTCACCCCAATTACTTATGGTGGTAACAGTATGATTCCTGCAGCAGGACCTACTGGTTCCAATAGCATGTTTGGTGGAGCAGGAATGGGCATGACGATGGGTAACGGTGCAGAAGGAACAGAAATGCCTTCAACGGGTGGACGCGGCGGAATGGGCAACCGTAACGAAGAAGTCGATATAGCTACACTGAATTATCTGAAAGAGCACAATACAGGCGAAACCTATCTCTTCGCGACAACAGACTATAATCAGGCAGCGCCTTATATCATCGATGAAAGAGCAGCGGTCATTACGCTCGGAGGTTTCTCCGGGTCAGACCCGGTGTACACAACGGAGGAACTGGAACAACTCGTCAAGAGTGGTCAAGTGAAGTACTTCATGGTTGGTGGCATGGGTGGACGTGGAGGGAACTCGGATATTAGCGATTGGATCAAGGAACACGGAACCGAGATTCCAACGTCAGAATGGAAGACAGGTACCGACAGCGGATCCATGGATAACGGTGACACGGAGAATGAAGCTGGACTTGGATTTGGATTCGGGTTCGGATTTGGCGGACAGACCACCTTGTACGAAGTGAAATTGTAG
- a CDS encoding glycosyltransferase family 2 protein yields the protein MAHEYRYSIIIPMYNEEAVIEETYRRLKKVMGGTGESYELLFVNDGSVDRSAQMIRDYARWDESVKLIDFARNFGHQIAITAGMDYAAGDAVVIIDADLQDPPELILDMIVKWKEGYEVVYARRTRRSGETRFKKWSASLFYRVLRASTDTDIPVDTGDFRLIDRKVCDEMKRLPEKNRFVRGLVSWVGFRQTAIEYERDERLAGETKYPLKRMLKLSLDGITSFSHKPLKLAGYVGAILSVGGFIYMLTVIGSAIFTDSTIKGWPSIVSIMLMFNGFILIMLGILGEYVGRIYDETKARPLYIVRDVVQAEGQQAQSRLTARVAHHD from the coding sequence ATGGCTCACGAGTACCGATACAGCATTATTATTCCCATGTATAACGAGGAAGCGGTGATCGAGGAGACTTATCGGCGTCTGAAGAAGGTCATGGGCGGCACAGGAGAGAGTTATGAACTGTTGTTTGTCAATGATGGCAGCGTGGATCGAAGTGCACAGATGATCCGTGATTACGCACGTTGGGACGAGAGTGTGAAACTGATTGATTTTGCCCGTAACTTCGGACATCAGATTGCGATAACAGCGGGCATGGATTATGCAGCGGGGGATGCGGTCGTTATTATTGATGCGGATCTTCAGGACCCTCCCGAACTGATACTGGATATGATCGTCAAGTGGAAAGAGGGCTATGAAGTGGTGTATGCCCGTCGCACCAGACGCAGTGGGGAAACCCGCTTCAAGAAATGGTCGGCAAGCCTGTTCTACCGTGTACTGCGTGCGTCGACGGATACGGATATTCCGGTGGACACCGGAGATTTTCGCCTGATTGACCGCAAAGTATGTGATGAGATGAAACGTCTTCCGGAGAAAAACCGGTTCGTGCGCGGGCTGGTCAGTTGGGTTGGATTCCGTCAGACTGCCATTGAATACGAACGTGATGAACGTCTGGCGGGTGAAACGAAATATCCGCTGAAACGCATGCTGAAGCTGAGCCTGGATGGCATTACTTCATTTTCGCATAAACCGCTCAAGCTCGCAGGTTATGTAGGTGCGATCCTGTCGGTAGGCGGGTTCATCTATATGTTAACGGTGATTGGTTCGGCGATCTTTACGGATTCAACCATTAAAGGATGGCCATCCATTGTTAGTATCATGCTGATGTTTAACGGATTCATCCTGATCATGCTGGGCATTCTGGGCGAGTACGTTGGCCGAATCTATGATGAGACCAAGGCACGTCCGCTATACATTGTGAGAGACGTGGTTCAGGCCGAGGGCCAGCAAGCTCAATCCCGATTGACAGCCCGAGTCGCTCACCATGACTAA
- a CDS encoding GtrA family protein: MTNRLVTLFKFGIVGVANTTVDAVMFALLAVIGVPLLIAQVISYSCGVANSYWLNGRWTFRDAAREGNERAKLIRFLITNLVVLVLSAQILMSLHNMLGWSLVMSKTLTTLMGMVLNYMASRYWVFRLAIK, encoded by the coding sequence ATGACTAATCGTCTGGTCACACTCTTCAAGTTCGGAATTGTGGGTGTCGCGAATACGACAGTGGATGCAGTGATGTTTGCCTTGCTCGCAGTGATCGGTGTACCGCTTCTGATTGCCCAGGTAATCTCGTACAGCTGTGGTGTTGCGAACAGTTATTGGCTGAACGGCAGGTGGACTTTTCGAGATGCGGCAAGAGAGGGCAACGAAAGAGCGAAACTTATTCGTTTTCTAATCACCAATCTCGTCGTTCTCGTTTTATCCGCCCAGATTCTGATGTCTTTACACAACATGCTAGGTTGGAGTCTTGTGATGAGCAAGACCCTGACAACCTTGATGGGAATGGTTCTGAACTATATGGCTAGCAGATATTGGGTGTTTCGTTTAGCTATCAAATGA
- the galU gene encoding UTP--glucose-1-phosphate uridylyltransferase GalU, which translates to MRIKKAVIPAAGLGTRFLPATKAQPKEMLPIVDKPAIQYIVEEAVQSGIENILIVTGRNKKSIEDHFDKSVELEHSLYAKGKQSLLEEVQAISEMANIHFIRQKEPLGLGHAIGCARQFVGDDAFAVLLGDDIMVSDPPALAQMVHLYEKTGNQIIGVRQVDAANVSKYGIIDSNGVEDRVHRVTNLVEKPSLAEAPSRTAVMGRYILKPSIFPILNQIERGAGGEYQLTDALKEVSQTEELLALELEGRRYDIGDQFGYIQAILEIGLMRKELQPMLTPYLQKLVTQWA; encoded by the coding sequence ATGCGAATTAAAAAAGCAGTTATTCCGGCAGCGGGTCTCGGAACCCGTTTCCTGCCAGCGACAAAAGCACAGCCAAAAGAGATGTTACCGATTGTGGACAAACCGGCCATCCAATACATCGTTGAAGAAGCGGTGCAGTCAGGCATTGAGAATATCCTCATTGTGACCGGACGCAACAAAAAATCCATAGAGGATCATTTTGATAAATCGGTTGAACTTGAACATTCTTTATATGCCAAGGGCAAACAGTCCTTATTGGAAGAGGTGCAGGCCATCAGCGAGATGGCAAATATTCATTTTATTCGTCAAAAGGAACCGCTTGGACTGGGGCATGCCATTGGGTGTGCACGGCAATTTGTAGGGGATGATGCCTTCGCTGTATTGCTCGGAGATGACATTATGGTGTCTGATCCGCCTGCACTTGCACAGATGGTGCATCTCTACGAAAAGACAGGCAACCAGATCATCGGTGTCCGTCAGGTAGACGCGGCAAATGTGAGCAAATATGGCATTATTGATTCGAATGGGGTAGAGGACCGGGTTCACCGGGTCACCAATCTGGTCGAAAAACCTTCTCTTGCAGAAGCGCCATCCCGAACAGCTGTAATGGGACGATACATTCTGAAACCTTCCATCTTTCCCATTCTGAATCAGATCGAGAGAGGGGCTGGAGGGGAATATCAGTTAACGGATGCTTTGAAAGAAGTAAGTCAGACGGAGGAACTATTGGCGCTTGAACTGGAAGGACGTCGCTACGATATAGGCGATCAATTCGGATATATTCAGGCAATCTTGGAGATTGGACTGATGCGCAAGGAATTACAGCCCATGCTGACACCTTATCTTCAGAAGCTTGTAACCCAGTGGGCATAG
- a CDS encoding class I SAM-dependent methyltransferase: MNESIIRDLIKYMDVEDNAAIQYIQTEHRMRLGLFWGIQKGSRVLEIGCGQGDTTAVLAHLVGEHGYVHGVDIAAEDYGAPLTVGEAATKLRKSPLGDRIRMDYDFDILSDQVQFAENEFDVIVLSHCSWYLKSFDELAQILTKVRTWGHQLCFAEWDARVTDVSQLSHWLSVLIQSQVECYKENSFSNVRTLFTPLDIQELVSAAGWTIKEETSIHSPELQDGRWETEMTLAEAPVELQMLPIPDKVKTLLLSELKLLRTHHVSGPGSPLGTYAIVAKKQ; this comes from the coding sequence ATGAATGAATCTATCATCAGGGACCTTATTAAGTATATGGACGTGGAGGACAACGCCGCCATTCAGTACATCCAGACCGAGCATCGGATGAGGCTGGGACTCTTTTGGGGAATACAGAAAGGTAGCCGCGTTCTGGAAATCGGATGTGGTCAGGGAGATACAACGGCCGTGCTTGCACATCTGGTGGGGGAGCACGGGTACGTTCATGGTGTAGATATTGCAGCAGAGGATTATGGTGCACCGCTGACCGTAGGGGAAGCGGCAACCAAGCTTCGGAAATCTCCGCTGGGTGACCGAATTCGAATGGATTATGATTTCGATATTCTAAGTGATCAGGTTCAATTCGCCGAGAATGAGTTTGATGTTATCGTACTTTCCCATTGTTCTTGGTACTTGAAATCGTTTGACGAACTCGCCCAGATTCTTACCAAGGTTAGGACGTGGGGACATCAGTTATGTTTCGCTGAATGGGATGCACGAGTTACAGATGTGAGCCAGCTCTCACATTGGTTATCCGTTCTAATTCAATCCCAGGTCGAATGTTACAAGGAGAACAGCTTCTCCAATGTGCGCACGCTCTTTACACCGTTGGATATCCAAGAGCTTGTCTCTGCGGCGGGCTGGACGATTAAGGAAGAGACTTCGATCCATTCTCCCGAGCTGCAGGACGGTCGCTGGGAAACCGAAATGACACTGGCAGAAGCGCCTGTGGAACTGCAAATGCTTCCGATCCCGGACAAAGTGAAAACACTTCTTCTTTCCGAACTGAAATTACTTAGGACACATCATGTCTCGGGGCCTGGGAGTCCACTGGGAACATATGCGATTGTTGCTAAAAAGCAGTAA
- the asd gene encoding aspartate-semialdehyde dehydrogenase has protein sequence MSAKLKVGIVGGTGMVGQRFVDLLDQHPWFEVTAISASANSAGKTYEESVQGRWKLAVPIPEAVKKIVVQDASQVEAFASQVDFIFCAVDMKKNEIQALEEAYARTGTPVVSNNSAHRWTADVPMVIPEINPGHLDVIEAQRKRLGTKTGFIAVKPNCSIQSYVPALHALRDFNPTQVVASTYQAISGAGKNFTDWPDMLDNVIPYIGGEEEKSEQEPLRIWGSIENNQIVKASAPLITTQCIRVPVTDGHLATVFVNFEKKPSKDEILERWLQFKGRPQELALPSAPKQFITYFEEENRPQTKLDRDIERGMGVSTGRLREDSLYDYKFVGLSHNTLRGAAGGAVLIAELLKAEGYIQPK, from the coding sequence ATGTCAGCAAAATTGAAAGTCGGTATCGTCGGAGGAACGGGAATGGTAGGTCAGCGTTTTGTGGACCTGCTCGATCAACATCCATGGTTTGAAGTAACAGCAATTTCTGCAAGCGCCAATTCGGCAGGTAAAACATATGAAGAATCCGTACAAGGCAGATGGAAACTGGCAGTTCCTATTCCGGAAGCTGTGAAGAAAATCGTTGTTCAGGATGCTTCCCAGGTAGAGGCTTTTGCCAGCCAAGTTGATTTTATTTTCTGCGCGGTTGATATGAAAAAGAATGAGATTCAAGCGCTCGAAGAAGCTTACGCTAGAACAGGAACCCCTGTCGTGTCTAACAACTCGGCTCATCGCTGGACGGCTGATGTACCTATGGTTATCCCTGAGATTAACCCGGGACATCTGGACGTGATTGAAGCTCAACGCAAACGTCTGGGTACGAAAACCGGATTCATTGCAGTGAAACCTAACTGCTCGATTCAGAGCTATGTGCCAGCACTGCACGCCTTGCGTGATTTCAACCCGACTCAGGTTGTCGCTTCCACGTATCAAGCAATCTCTGGTGCAGGTAAAAACTTTACGGACTGGCCTGATATGCTCGATAATGTCATTCCATACATCGGTGGCGAAGAAGAGAAGAGTGAGCAGGAACCACTGCGGATCTGGGGTAGCATCGAAAACAATCAGATCGTCAAAGCATCGGCTCCATTAATTACAACACAATGTATTCGTGTTCCTGTAACGGATGGGCATCTGGCTACCGTGTTTGTAAACTTCGAGAAAAAACCAAGCAAAGACGAAATTCTGGAGCGTTGGTTGCAGTTCAAAGGCCGTCCACAGGAGCTGGCTCTGCCAAGCGCACCGAAACAATTCATTACGTATTTTGAAGAAGAAAACAGACCACAGACGAAACTGGATCGTGACATCGAACGCGGAATGGGTGTCTCCACAGGCCGACTTCGCGAAGATTCACTCTATGATTACAAATTCGTGGGATTGTCCCACAACACGTTGCGTGGAGCAGCAGGTGGTGCGGTTCTAATCGCAGAACTGCTCAAAGCTGAAGGATATATTCAGCCGAAATAA
- a CDS encoding bile acid:sodium symporter family protein — protein sequence MLQALNQRLNRIMPLITPISIVIGVLCGSFLSSYTFLSPWLFAFMTFAGSISLGIRDFVNVLKKPFPLFVCLFILHLAMPLIALGMGHLVFPTDAYTITGLVLAAVIPTGISSFIWVSIYRGNIALTLSIILIDTMLAPFVVPGVLSLLIGTSVTLDTAAMMSSLFWMIVVPSLVGMLLNEWTKGAIVPVWGPRLNPLSKLFMASVVAINGSVVAPYLADFNWKLAGLAVIIIFLASFGYALSYFIARLLGWNEADQVALVFNGGMRNISAGAVLAVSYFPPPVAVPVVLGMVFQQMLASLTGYLLGRRSQLLQKSDKTSVA from the coding sequence ATGCTTCAAGCCTTAAACCAACGCTTGAACCGCATCATGCCACTGATTACCCCAATCAGCATTGTTATTGGCGTGTTATGCGGGAGTTTTCTTTCTTCTTATACCTTTTTATCCCCTTGGCTTTTTGCGTTCATGACGTTCGCTGGAAGTATCAGTCTTGGGATACGGGATTTTGTGAACGTGCTGAAGAAGCCGTTCCCCCTGTTTGTATGTCTGTTTATTTTGCATCTGGCGATGCCTCTCATTGCTCTGGGTATGGGTCATCTGGTCTTTCCTACAGATGCTTACACCATAACGGGCCTTGTTCTGGCAGCCGTGATTCCGACAGGGATCAGCAGCTTCATCTGGGTCAGTATCTATCGGGGCAATATCGCACTTACACTTTCCATCATCCTGATTGATACCATGCTTGCGCCTTTCGTTGTGCCCGGCGTGTTATCCCTGTTAATTGGCACCAGTGTCACACTGGATACGGCAGCTATGATGAGCAGTCTGTTCTGGATGATTGTTGTGCCATCCCTGGTAGGTATGCTTTTGAATGAGTGGACCAAAGGCGCCATAGTCCCGGTCTGGGGACCGAGATTGAATCCGTTATCCAAATTGTTTATGGCATCTGTTGTCGCGATTAACGGATCTGTCGTCGCACCCTACTTGGCCGATTTCAACTGGAAGTTGGCTGGTCTTGCGGTCATCATTATTTTCCTGGCATCATTCGGTTATGCGCTAAGTTACTTCATCGCCCGATTGCTGGGCTGGAATGAGGCCGATCAGGTCGCTCTGGTGTTCAACGGAGGGATGCGCAATATTAGCGCAGGTGCAGTACTCGCTGTTTCGTATTTTCCGCCACCTGTTGCTGTCCCGGTCGTGCTTGGTATGGTATTCCAACAGATGCTCGCATCATTGACAGGTTATCTGCTCGGTCGTCGCTCTCAGCTTCTGCAAAAGTCAGATAAGACATCTGTCGCCTAA
- a CDS encoding DUF6376 family protein, whose protein sequence is MFIRKRKNTLMMTGLIASSILLISACSVVEQANQSLNYVSGATDYIEQVSNAGADLQELASGAVNNPEITTQIQEKIDLIQAEASEFSRLTAPAIGESIHENLVSYNTQLTEVVDNFENTIAEQGFTAENWEKTGIPELITNINNLRDPLSGLQGE, encoded by the coding sequence ATGTTCATAAGAAAAAGAAAAAACACGTTAATGATGACAGGCCTTATCGCATCAAGTATTCTGCTGATTTCAGCCTGTTCTGTCGTAGAACAAGCCAATCAAAGTCTAAATTATGTGAGTGGGGCTACTGATTATATAGAACAGGTATCGAACGCCGGGGCTGATCTGCAAGAGCTTGCATCGGGTGCGGTGAATAATCCGGAGATTACGACACAGATTCAGGAGAAAATCGATCTGATCCAAGCAGAAGCAAGCGAATTTTCTCGGCTGACGGCACCAGCGATAGGAGAAAGCATTCATGAGAATCTGGTGAGCTACAATACGCAATTAACGGAAGTCGTGGACAATTTCGAGAATACAATTGCAGAGCAAGGTTTTACGGCTGAAAATTGGGAGAAGACGGGCATTCCTGAACTGATCACCAACATCAATAATTTGAGAGATCCGCTAAGCGGGCTTCAGGGAGAATAA
- a CDS encoding SDR family NAD(P)-dependent oxidoreductase — protein sequence MTEHNGKVIIITGGASGIGKETALQLSDLGATIVVADYNEDGAKKLAAEIEATGGTAGAYKVDVSKGDEIKALIDWTVEQYGTLSGIFNNAGIGLVKPFLEMDPESYHRVIDVDQHSVYYGMYYGAKKMVELNVQGTIVNTASIYGSVAAVGSFNYNAAKAAVVMMSKSGALELAEHGIRVVGVAPGFIETPILGDDKAMKDALATQHMRGELIQPEKVASVVTFLFSDAASAVNGTTVAVDDGFLSFKTK from the coding sequence ATGACTGAACACAATGGAAAAGTAATCATTATTACAGGTGGAGCTAGTGGTATTGGTAAAGAGACAGCACTCCAACTTTCGGATCTAGGTGCGACTATTGTTGTCGCTGACTATAATGAAGATGGAGCGAAGAAGCTTGCCGCAGAGATTGAAGCAACAGGCGGAACAGCGGGCGCGTACAAAGTGGATGTATCCAAAGGGGACGAGATCAAAGCCCTGATCGACTGGACAGTAGAGCAATATGGTACACTTAGCGGTATCTTCAATAACGCAGGAATAGGACTTGTGAAGCCATTTCTGGAGATGGACCCGGAATCCTATCATAGAGTCATTGATGTAGACCAGCATAGTGTGTACTACGGCATGTATTATGGTGCGAAAAAGATGGTTGAATTGAATGTACAAGGTACCATTGTAAATACAGCTTCGATCTATGGAAGTGTTGCCGCAGTAGGCAGCTTTAACTACAACGCAGCGAAGGCTGCTGTTGTCATGATGTCCAAATCCGGTGCACTTGAACTTGCTGAGCATGGAATTCGTGTAGTTGGTGTAGCACCTGGCTTTATCGAAACACCAATTTTGGGGGATGACAAAGCGATGAAGGATGCGCTTGCCACTCAACATATGCGTGGGGAGCTTATTCAACCGGAGAAAGTAGCCAGTGTGGTTACATTCCTGTTCAGTGATGCAGCAAGTGCAGTGAACGGTACAACCGTAGCGGTAGATGATGGATTCCTCAGCTTCAAAACCAAATAA
- a CDS encoding sulfite exporter TauE/SafE family protein encodes MDLLLFVIMFILGLVGSFFSGLLGIGGAIINYPLLLYVPSWMGLEPFSAHQVSSISMFQVFFASLAGVIAFRRKVKTGRSGGAIVHRGLVLYMGSSILAGSLIGGFISGHLDGKIINLIYGILAIIAIVLMLIPGKGKLETSAPLVFNRWVAAGTAFAVGIVSGIVGAGGAFILIPIMLTILKIPVRTTIASSLAIVFISAVGGVIGKISGGDIPLEPIIYTVIGSLLGASLGSRVSSMINVSVLRYALIAIIAITAVKVWSSIL; translated from the coding sequence ATGGATCTTCTGCTTTTTGTCATCATGTTTATACTGGGTCTGGTCGGTTCATTCTTCTCCGGTTTGTTGGGTATTGGTGGGGCGATTATCAATTATCCGCTACTGTTATATGTTCCATCCTGGATGGGATTGGAGCCGTTCTCCGCACATCAGGTATCGTCGATCAGTATGTTTCAAGTGTTTTTTGCTTCACTTGCCGGTGTGATTGCATTCCGTAGAAAAGTAAAAACGGGTAGAAGTGGTGGGGCGATCGTTCACCGCGGATTGGTGCTGTACATGGGTTCCAGCATTCTTGCTGGCAGTCTGATTGGCGGGTTCATATCCGGTCATCTGGACGGAAAAATTATTAATCTGATCTATGGCATTCTGGCGATCATTGCAATTGTACTCATGCTCATTCCCGGAAAAGGTAAGCTTGAGACATCAGCTCCACTGGTGTTTAACCGATGGGTTGCGGCGGGTACTGCTTTTGCAGTAGGAATTGTCTCGGGAATTGTTGGTGCGGGTGGTGCCTTTATCCTTATTCCCATCATGCTGACGATTCTCAAGATCCCCGTACGAACAACGATTGCTTCTTCACTGGCGATTGTATTTATCTCCGCAGTTGGCGGCGTTATAGGTAAAATTTCGGGTGGGGACATTCCGCTAGAACCCATCATCTATACGGTGATCGGAAGTCTGCTAGGGGCATCCCTTGGTTCACGAGTTAGTTCAATGATTAATGTGAGCGTACTTCGGTATGCATTAATTGCAATTATCGCCATCACGGCGGTTAAAGTCTGGTCTTCCATTCTGTAA